CCAGCAGCACCAGCAGCATCGCCGCAATGACGATCACGACTACCGTTACCAAGAGGCCGATCGCGATCTTGGTGAGTAGCGACCAGCGGTTTCGGATGTGAGGTGTTTTATCGATGATGTCGCGGTACTCGGGCGACAACACGAAATTGCCTTTGCGGTCGAACATGAACACGAGCATCGCGACCCCTAACACCGTCCCTACGGGGAAGTTGATGAGGTTCAGGGCCGACCACACCGTGCCGGCGGCGCAGCCCGTGCGGCTCAACCGCCTGAGGTCTTCGGCGCCCTTCCATTGCCAATAACCAAAGGCGAACGCCAAGGCGCCGACGCCGCCAAAGAGCAATAAGCCGAAGACCCCGGAAGGGTCTTCCTTGGGTTGAGCTACGCCCGTAAAGATAGCTAGGCCATAGAGCACGATGACTACGCCGATCAACATGTAGATGACTGAGCTGATGTAAATCAAAATCGCCATCGTACGGATGTTCGTCTCACGACCGATCATCTGTCGGCGTAGCGTCTCCTCTTCGCTTTGTTCCACAATGGGCGCCGCGGCGGCTTTGGACTGTTCTGGCGCTAAGTACGGGTTGTCGCTCATCCAGTGGGTCGCCAATTCGTAGGGGAGAGGAATGGTATGGCGACCGAGTATGGCTGCCGGTCATCACTCTTGTCGACCACAAAATGCACATCGGCTGTGGCGGGGCCAGCACGAAGGGCCAGCACGGCAAAGGGTTGGGCGTTTTCTCCTATGAACGTTGGGTGCGATGAAGCCTAAGCAGAGTCGCGCCTCCCCAAGCCTCTAGCGCACGGCCGCTCGGCTAGCAACGAGCCGACGCCCATCGAAGAATCGCTACCGATCGAACGCTTGGTCCGGCCTGCGATCATTGATGGCAGGAACCCCAAGGCCGATTAGAATCGCAAGAGCGCGAAAGCCTTGAGCTCGACTTTGAGCAGGCTGTGGTTGAGATAGTGCAGGGTGACGATGTACTCCTTGGTGCGTCCTTCGAAAGCGTACGTCTGCTGAAAGTCGCCGTGGGTCGACTCGGGGGATCGCGTGGGCTCGATCTTGATGGCGTTCCGCACCTGCCCCGTTGATTTCGGGCCCGTCCCATCATGCATGAGAGCTTCCACGGTGTAGTAGACGCGATAGGCGTTCTTTGACGCGGCCCAGTCGGGCATGAACCACCAGATCGCGGAGGCGCCCCCAATGACCGCCAGAGCGAGAGCGATCCTTAGCAGTGACGAACCATAATTTCTTGGCGCTACTTCGCTCTTCGAGTCATTCACATTCATAGACCGGGTATCTTTGATGGGGTCATGCTGCGATGACTGGAGCCGGCCGTCGCACGCAACAGAGGCCAAAAAACGCTGCTTCTAGCATCTAGGAAGTCGCTATTGTGCTACGAAACGGAGCGCCGTGTAAGGAGTCTCCGTCTAAGTCAGAAAGTTGCCGGCGCCAGCGTTCTTCTTGGAAATGGTCTTCATGTTCCAGGTCTCGATCACCTGCAGCGAGTTAGCCCAAATTCTTGAACCTGGATGGCGAAGCCACAAGAAGCCGGTCGTTGCGGTCGGAGCCACCTTCCCGCAACGCCGGCAAATTGGATTCTTGTCGCCTGTGGCGACCCAGGTTTAAAAAACCTGGGTTACCCTCGGTCTCTGCCTTTGGCATCTGCGACGCGGCGATCATGGGCCATGATGATTCGCCATCGCCTACGAGTTGGCGGAAGGCGGCGTGCGGCTCGCCCGAGGCGTCGGACACCGATGCCCTCGAGCTATTCAGGATCAACAGCGGAGGGTGTGCAGCGGATCTGGTATTCGGGAAAAGCCTTTGACAGTTCTTTGATGACTCGTTCGAACTGCGATCCCCATTGGTTGTTCAGGACGTAGGTGCGTTGCCCGAAGAACAGCAATCGCTCGTCGCCGCGAAAATACCGGCTTGGGTCGTAGCTCGGCCCGTCTTGGTCGGCGGCAAGTGAGAGAGCGGCCTCGAGTTCCTCAGAGTCGAGTTCTCCCTCGGCGCTGCGAAACAAGGTGCTTTTCTTTACCGGAACGATCTCATTGATTCTCTCGGGAGATACCGCCGATTCGATCAGGTTTCGAACGACATGGAACACCGCCCATCGTTTGTGGAGATTGCCGTAAGTCTGGCCGTTGACGCGGATGTCGTACTGGGTGTAGTCGCGACGCGACTTCCTGGAGACTCGCTCGCGGAGCTTTTTCTCCGCTATGCGAATCGTGTGGTCCGACGCCTCGGGGAGTGGTATCACCTGTTGGATGTCGGTGAGTGTTTTCTCGCCGTCACGATAGGGCTTGATGCGGATGCACCGGATGTCGAGTCCCCGCTCGTTGAGCCATAGCACCGAAGTGGTGATCTCCTTCGA
The Pseudobythopirellula maris DNA segment above includes these coding regions:
- a CDS encoding endonuclease NucS — its product is MPIYEIDSEKFRKLDDTSFAKAGFQERMGLQRLLRNQIEIISKDTLIIAEEFSQWDGSNRRIDLLGVDKNANLVVIELKRTETGDHMELQALRYAAMVSTMTFDRAVDVYSEHLEKDGRPLDATQSLLDFLDWEEADEELFAQDVRIVLASAGFSKEITTSVLWLNERGLDIRCIRIKPYRDGEKTLTDIQQVIPLPEASDHTIRIAEKKLRERVSRKSRRDYTQYDIRVNGQTYGNLHKRWAVFHVVRNLIESAVSPERINEIVPVKKSTLFRSAEGELDSEELEAALSLAADQDGPSYDPSRYFRGDERLLFFGQRTYVLNNQWGSQFERVIKELSKAFPEYQIRCTPSAVDPE